In a single window of the Desulfovibrio psychrotolerans genome:
- the flhA gene encoding flagellar biosynthesis protein FlhA, translated as MAKQEITAPKINYERFAKQGDILLAGGVITILFVMLIPLPTFFLDIMLSLSISLALIVLVTSMFMLSPLEFSIFPSLLLVTTLLRLALNVASTRLILLHGDEGTGAAGSVIQAFGEFVVGGNYVVGAVIFMILFILNKMVITSGTTRIAEVAARFTLDAMPGKQMAIEADLNAGLIDEETANEKRNIIRREADFYGAMDGAGKFVQGDVTAGLLITMINIIGGILIGIVQQGMPWQDALTTYTLLTIGDGLVATIPSIIISTSAGIIVSRAAAEAKMGEEFIGQLTFNSRALKLVAMVLLIFALVPGMPFLPFTIFSAGLFFISTLVGSPGDSAAESGGKKGKGAKAESKGLDTPEEVQTLLPLDALELEVGYGLIPLVDEEQDGNLLSRIRSIRRQFALDVGVVVPSLHLRDNLQLKPGQYSVLVKGNAVAGAEILIDHYLAMDPGDAKHHIKGIETREPAFNLPALWIPQSQKEEAMLAGYTVVDPSTVIATHLTEVFKRNLADFLGRQEVQALLDNLAKHAPKAVEELVPGILSLGVVQKVLQNLVRENVSIRDLLSIVETLADYGPGVKDPDTLTEYVRERLARTIVKPYMDSSGVLPIITLDPSVEKTVQEAIRRSDGGTYLALDPATAQRLIQSVNQSVENAVATDGQPVLLTSPVTRPHLAQLIMRFLPSVSVISQAEIPSDIRLTSVGSVGLK; from the coding sequence ATGGCTAAACAGGAAATCACAGCTCCCAAGATAAATTATGAGCGTTTCGCCAAGCAGGGCGACATTCTGCTGGCAGGCGGTGTTATCACCATCCTGTTCGTCATGCTCATTCCCCTGCCCACCTTCTTTCTGGACATCATGCTCAGCCTGAGCATATCGCTGGCGCTCATCGTGCTGGTCACATCCATGTTCATGCTTTCGCCGCTGGAATTTTCCATCTTCCCGTCTCTGCTGCTGGTCACCACGCTGCTGCGCCTTGCGCTGAACGTGGCCTCCACACGCCTCATTCTGCTGCACGGCGATGAGGGAACAGGTGCCGCAGGCTCCGTCATTCAAGCCTTCGGCGAGTTTGTGGTAGGCGGCAACTATGTGGTGGGCGCGGTTATTTTCATGATTCTCTTCATCCTGAACAAGATGGTCATCACCTCCGGTACCACGCGTATCGCAGAAGTGGCGGCCCGCTTCACCCTGGATGCCATGCCCGGCAAGCAGATGGCCATTGAAGCCGACCTCAACGCAGGCCTCATAGACGAGGAAACCGCCAACGAAAAGCGCAACATCATCCGGCGCGAAGCAGACTTCTACGGCGCCATGGACGGCGCGGGCAAGTTCGTGCAGGGCGACGTTACCGCCGGCCTGCTCATCACCATGATCAACATCATCGGCGGCATCCTCATCGGCATCGTGCAACAGGGCATGCCCTGGCAGGACGCTCTTACCACATACACCCTGCTCACCATCGGCGACGGACTTGTCGCCACCATCCCATCCATTATCATTTCCACCTCGGCGGGCATCATCGTTTCCCGTGCGGCGGCAGAAGCGAAAATGGGCGAAGAATTCATCGGCCAGCTCACCTTCAACTCCCGCGCCCTCAAGCTGGTGGCAATGGTGCTGCTCATTTTCGCGCTGGTTCCGGGCATGCCTTTCCTGCCCTTCACCATCTTTTCGGCAGGCCTGTTCTTCATTTCCACACTGGTGGGTTCCCCCGGAGACAGCGCCGCGGAATCCGGAGGCAAAAAGGGCAAAGGTGCCAAGGCCGAATCCAAGGGGCTGGACACGCCCGAAGAGGTGCAGACCCTGCTCCCGCTGGACGCACTGGAACTGGAAGTGGGCTACGGCCTCATCCCGCTGGTGGACGAGGAACAGGACGGCAACCTGCTCTCGCGCATCCGCTCCATCCGCCGCCAGTTCGCGCTGGACGTGGGCGTGGTTGTTCCCTCGCTGCACCTGCGCGACAACCTGCAACTCAAGCCGGGGCAGTATTCCGTGCTGGTCAAGGGCAACGCGGTGGCCGGGGCAGAAATCCTTATCGACCACTACCTCGCCATGGACCCCGGCGACGCCAAGCACCACATAAAGGGCATAGAAACCCGCGAACCCGCCTTCAACCTGCCCGCCCTGTGGATTCCGCAGAGCCAGAAAGAAGAGGCCATGCTCGCAGGCTACACGGTGGTAGACCCCTCCACCGTCATCGCCACCCACCTTACCGAGGTCTTCAAGCGTAATCTTGCGGATTTCCTCGGCAGGCAGGAGGTGCAGGCCCTTCTGGACAACCTCGCCAAGCACGCCCCCAAGGCCGTGGAAGAGCTGGTACCCGGCATTCTCTCTCTGGGCGTGGTGCAGAAGGTGCTCCAGAATCTGGTGCGCGAAAACGTCTCCATACGCGACCTGCTCTCCATTGTGGAAACACTGGCGGACTATGGCCCCGGCGTCAAAGACCCGGACACCCTCACAGAATACGTGCGCGAACGTCTGGCCCGCACCATTGTAAAGCCATACATGGACAGCAGCGGCGTTCTGCCCATCATTACGCTGGACCCCTCCGTGGAAAAGACCGTACAAGAGGCCATCCGCCGTTCAGACGGCGGCACCTATCTGGCACTGGACCCGGCAACGGCACAGCGGCTGATACAATCCGTGAACCAGAGCGTGGAAAACGCGGTGGCGACAGACGGTCAACCCGTCCTGCTCACCTCGCCTGTCACCCGCCCGCACCTTGCCCAGTTGATAATGCGGTTTCTGCCCTCGGTGTCTGTCATCTCGCAGGCAGAAATTCCTTCTGATATCCGACTCACCTCCGTCGGCAGCGTAGGACTGAAGTAA
- the fliR gene encoding flagellar biosynthetic protein FliR produces MDLFNFSKPEFFSFILTFMRLSLVVFMLPVFGGDSAPKMVKGAVCMVLTLAVFPALSVSGHAMPEHPFDLIRILASEAVLGLTLALAIEFVFAAIQTGGQLLGFQMGFTMINIADPMTGTSVSITSHFLYLVALLTFMTLNGHLYMLQALAKTFEAIPPGHLVIGPAIVHQILDLSSIMFSLAVKIAAPVIASLFLVELALALMGRAAPQMNLLQLGFPLKIGVGFFFMGMLFTIMARHMANFITEIGPLMTNLINSMSPLAP; encoded by the coding sequence ATGGATCTGTTCAACTTCAGCAAACCCGAATTTTTCAGTTTCATACTGACCTTCATGCGCCTCAGCCTTGTGGTGTTCATGCTGCCCGTGTTCGGCGGCGATTCCGCACCCAAGATGGTCAAGGGAGCGGTGTGCATGGTGCTCACGCTGGCCGTGTTCCCGGCCCTTTCCGTCTCCGGGCACGCCATGCCGGAGCACCCCTTCGACCTCATACGCATTCTGGCGTCCGAGGCGGTACTGGGCCTCACTCTCGCGCTGGCCATAGAGTTTGTTTTCGCTGCCATCCAGACAGGCGGTCAGTTGCTGGGCTTCCAGATGGGCTTCACCATGATCAACATCGCGGACCCCATGACCGGCACCTCCGTCTCCATCACCTCGCACTTTCTCTACCTTGTTGCGCTGCTCACCTTCATGACTCTGAACGGCCACCTCTACATGCTGCAGGCGCTGGCAAAAACCTTTGAAGCCATCCCGCCGGGCCATCTGGTCATCGGCCCGGCCATCGTGCATCAGATTCTGGACCTTTCCTCCATCATGTTCTCGCTGGCCGTAAAAATCGCCGCCCCCGTCATTGCCTCGCTGTTCCTTGTGGAACTGGCGCTGGCACTCATGGGCCGCGCCGCGCCGCAGATGAACCTGCTCCAGCTGGGCTTTCCGCTCAAGATAGGCGTGGGCTTCTTCTTCATGGGCATGCTGTTCACCATCATGGCACGCCACATGGCCAACTTCATCACCGAAATCGGCCCGCTCATGACCAACCTCATCAACTCCATGTCCCCGCTTGCCCCTTAG
- a CDS encoding FliA/WhiG family RNA polymerase sigma factor, which produces MEISSSSGKSSSSGSSPETGGSRGGAAGSGGKQAPWEMLESGSVAWEDMSNREQEAVVRHYAPKIKFLALRLKAKLPKNVELGELISAGTLGLMESLGKFNPKMGIKFDTYAESRIRGAMLDELRRLDWFPRSLRHRVRQLEQAIHRLENDKGRAPTEQELQTETGLDEKDVRLGLEALQNQLCLSLDAIQDTFSTEGRESIDGEPFQATALSELIERVASLIDQLTPREKLVLSLYYSDELNMRETAEVMGITEGRVSQLHTQALQRLRREFHTSYGENDGI; this is translated from the coding sequence ATGGAAATATCAAGTTCTTCTGGAAAAAGCTCCTCTTCCGGCAGTAGCCCGGAAACAGGCGGGAGCAGGGGCGGTGCGGCTGGTTCCGGGGGCAAACAGGCCCCGTGGGAAATGCTGGAATCCGGCTCCGTGGCGTGGGAGGACATGTCCAACCGCGAACAGGAAGCCGTTGTCCGCCACTATGCCCCAAAGATCAAATTCCTCGCCCTGCGCCTCAAGGCAAAGCTGCCCAAGAACGTGGAACTCGGCGAGCTCATCAGCGCGGGCACGCTGGGCCTCATGGAATCGCTCGGCAAGTTCAACCCCAAAATGGGCATCAAGTTCGACACCTACGCCGAAAGCCGCATCCGGGGAGCCATGCTGGACGAGTTGCGCAGGCTCGACTGGTTCCCCCGCAGCCTGCGACACCGGGTGCGACAACTGGAACAGGCCATCCACCGGCTGGAGAATGATAAAGGCCGTGCCCCCACCGAGCAGGAACTGCAGACAGAAACAGGGCTGGATGAAAAAGACGTACGGCTGGGGCTGGAAGCCCTGCAGAACCAGCTGTGCCTGAGTCTGGACGCCATACAGGACACCTTTTCCACAGAAGGCCGCGAATCCATTGACGGAGAACCCTTTCAGGCCACTGCCCTCAGCGAGCTCATCGAGCGCGTTGCGTCACTTATCGACCAATTGACACCTAGGGAAAAGCTGGTATTATCGCTCTATTACAGTGATGAACTGAATATGCGTGAAACCGCAGAGGTAATGGGAATAACCGAAGGCAGGGTTTCCCAGTTGCACACGCAGGCCCTGCAACGGTTGCGACGCGAGTTTCACACCTCCTACGGAGAAAACGACGGCATCTGA
- a CDS encoding flagellar biosynthesis protein FlhF has protein sequence MQVKTFTGPDTKTVLGRIKQEMGLDAVILSKHEGNGENGPWCEMTAGLERAVKTLDAGGNGNGKNAASPAGWNEWHREWSLIKEHLLVLMKPGIRLEDLSPRQRVALEYLEREGVEGTVLLDLFGRLRSTPHASVLEPLSDMVSVKPWEESHWPERVHAVAGPYGAGKTSTLVRMALSLRSRRPDMSICIVNADSERGNGRLLLKHYAELSDMAYREASDGVSLANVLRESRQFDRVLIDLPGLGRQDSFSALSTRMGLCAAQDMAVHLVLAPSYAPQQMASFMRQYANGCAGSIIWTKLDEACTFGAVVNMAVSSGLPVSALSFGPGLKNTLTPARDVMLWRLLFKHQLPCDTPSRGDAAI, from the coding sequence ATGCAGGTTAAAACCTTCACAGGGCCGGACACCAAAACCGTTCTCGGCCGCATCAAGCAGGAGATGGGGCTCGACGCCGTCATCCTCTCCAAGCACGAGGGCAACGGTGAAAACGGCCCGTGGTGCGAAATGACGGCGGGCCTGGAACGCGCTGTCAAAACTTTGGATGCGGGCGGCAACGGCAACGGCAAGAATGCCGCCTCGCCCGCAGGCTGGAATGAATGGCACCGCGAATGGTCGCTCATCAAGGAGCACCTGCTGGTCCTCATGAAGCCGGGCATCCGGCTGGAAGACCTTTCGCCCCGCCAGCGCGTGGCACTGGAATATCTGGAGCGAGAAGGCGTGGAAGGCACCGTGCTGCTCGACCTCTTCGGCAGGCTGCGCAGCACCCCGCACGCCTCCGTTCTGGAACCGCTCTCAGATATGGTATCCGTCAAGCCGTGGGAAGAGAGCCACTGGCCGGAACGCGTGCACGCCGTGGCCGGCCCCTACGGCGCGGGCAAGACCAGCACCCTTGTGCGCATGGCCCTTTCGCTGCGCAGCCGCCGGCCGGACATGAGCATCTGCATCGTGAACGCAGACAGCGAACGCGGCAACGGACGCCTGCTGCTCAAGCATTACGCGGAACTTTCCGACATGGCCTACCGCGAAGCCTCCGACGGTGTAAGCCTTGCCAACGTCCTGCGCGAATCCCGCCAGTTCGACAGGGTGCTCATAGACCTGCCCGGACTCGGCAGGCAGGATTCCTTTTCCGCCCTGTCCACGCGCATGGGCCTGTGCGCCGCGCAGGATATGGCGGTGCATCTGGTGCTTGCCCCCTCCTACGCGCCGCAGCAGATGGCCAGCTTCATGCGGCAATACGCAAACGGCTGCGCAGGGAGCATTATCTGGACGAAACTGGACGAAGCCTGTACCTTCGGGGCAGTCGTCAACATGGCGGTATCGTCCGGTTTACCTGTCTCCGCGCTCTCTTTCGGGCCGGGACTCAAAAACACGCTCACGCCCGCGCGCGATGTCATGCTGTGGAGACTGCTCTTCAAGCACCAGCTCCCGTGTGACACACCTTCCCGCGGCGATGCGGCCATTTAA
- the flhB gene encoding flagellar biosynthesis protein FlhB, giving the protein MPQSDPSKTEQATPKRRKKARGKGNVAKSQELGKVVSILAGMYGLYAWIGVIYDSMNKIMVRFLRDSMQFSATPESVYDIFKWLSTELAKMLIPLLFFIGFLAYLNMRVQVGKLWTTEVFKFKWSRFNIISGLKRLFVSTQTLIRMGKSILQAVVIGFAPYLVIKSEMANFLPLYYTDAAGLSVYLLETGHKMVLYALVPMTIIALADLWYTRWDYEENLKMTKHEVKDERKQAEGDPKIKAEQRKKMLQVMMRRMMQDVPKADVVITNPTHIAVALRYDAMEAPAPRVLAKGADHLAEKIKEVAREHGIPVRENVPLARALYKSVEIGEMIPEDLYKAVASILASLHKFKGKQRG; this is encoded by the coding sequence ATGCCGCAGAGCGATCCGAGTAAAACAGAACAAGCGACACCCAAACGTCGCAAAAAGGCGCGGGGCAAAGGCAACGTCGCAAAATCGCAGGAACTGGGGAAGGTCGTCTCCATTCTTGCGGGCATGTACGGGCTCTACGCATGGATAGGCGTCATTTACGACAGCATGAACAAGATCATGGTGCGCTTCCTGCGCGACAGCATGCAGTTCTCGGCCACACCGGAAAGCGTGTACGATATTTTCAAGTGGCTCTCCACAGAACTGGCCAAAATGCTCATTCCCCTGCTCTTCTTCATCGGCTTTCTGGCCTACCTGAACATGCGGGTGCAGGTGGGCAAACTGTGGACCACAGAAGTCTTCAAATTCAAATGGAGCAGGTTCAACATCATCTCCGGCCTCAAGCGCCTTTTCGTCTCCACCCAAACCCTCATCCGGATGGGCAAAAGCATCCTGCAGGCCGTGGTCATCGGGTTTGCGCCCTATCTGGTCATCAAGTCCGAAATGGCAAACTTCCTGCCCCTCTATTACACAGATGCGGCGGGCCTTTCCGTGTATCTGCTGGAAACGGGGCACAAGATGGTGCTTTACGCCCTCGTCCCCATGACCATCATCGCCCTGGCCGACCTGTGGTACACCCGCTGGGACTACGAAGAAAACCTGAAGATGACCAAGCATGAAGTAAAGGACGAGCGCAAACAGGCGGAAGGCGACCCCAAGATCAAGGCCGAACAGCGCAAAAAGATGCTGCAGGTCATGATGCGCCGCATGATGCAGGATGTCCCCAAGGCAGACGTGGTCATCACCAACCCCACCCACATCGCCGTGGCTCTGCGGTATGACGCCATGGAGGCACCCGCCCCGCGCGTGCTTGCCAAGGGAGCGGACCATCTGGCCGAAAAAATCAAGGAAGTGGCCCGCGAACACGGCATCCCCGTGCGGGAAAATGTACCTCTGGCACGTGCCTTGTATAAGTCGGTTGAGATTGGCGAAATGATCCCCGAAGACCTGTACAAGGCGGTGGCATCCATTCTTGCCTCGCTGCATAAATTCAAAGGGAAACAAAGGGGTTAG
- a CDS encoding MinD/ParA family protein, producing MKGDYPLVFSVTSGKGGVGKTNMSVNLALCLARAGKRVVLLDADLGLANVDVVLGMTPTRNLFHLFHEDASLQDILFDTPYGFKILPASSGMSEMLALSTGQKLELLEAMDGLEDAVDYLIVDTGAGINDNVLYFNLAAQERIVVLTPEPTSLTDAYALIKVMKLNHGVEHFKVLVNMVPDAKTAKEMFTRLYAACDHFLSGVSLDLVGYVPRDPGVRKAVVNQRPFCAEAEGGPACAAVRQVAQTIQNWDVSANLDGNIKFFWKKLLFRQ from the coding sequence ATGAAGGGCGATTATCCTCTGGTATTTTCCGTCACCTCCGGCAAGGGCGGAGTCGGCAAGACGAACATGTCCGTCAACCTTGCGCTGTGCCTTGCCCGGGCGGGCAAACGCGTGGTGCTTCTGGACGCGGACCTCGGCCTTGCCAACGTGGACGTGGTGCTGGGCATGACGCCCACACGCAACCTTTTCCACCTGTTCCATGAAGACGCTTCCCTGCAAGACATCCTTTTCGACACGCCCTACGGTTTCAAAATCCTGCCCGCCTCGTCCGGCATGAGCGAGATGCTCGCCCTGTCCACCGGCCAGAAGCTGGAACTGCTGGAGGCCATGGACGGCCTGGAAGATGCCGTGGATTATCTGATAGTTGACACCGGGGCCGGGATAAACGACAACGTACTGTACTTCAATCTCGCGGCGCAGGAGCGCATTGTGGTGCTCACGCCGGAACCCACCTCGCTGACGGACGCTTACGCCCTCATCAAGGTGATGAAGCTCAACCACGGGGTCGAGCATTTCAAGGTGCTTGTAAACATGGTGCCGGACGCAAAAACGGCCAAGGAAATGTTTACCAGACTGTACGCGGCGTGCGACCATTTCCTTTCCGGCGTCTCGCTGGATCTCGTGGGCTACGTCCCCCGCGATCCGGGCGTCCGCAAGGCGGTGGTCAACCAGCGCCCCTTCTGCGCGGAAGCGGAAGGCGGCCCCGCCTGCGCGGCAGTGCGCCAGGTGGCGCAGACCATTCAAAACTGGGATGTATCGGCCAACCTTGATGGAAATATCAAGTTCTTCTGGAAAAAGCTCCTCTTCCGGCAGTAG
- a CDS encoding chemotaxis response regulator CheY, translating into MAFDPNMRVLVVDDFSTMRRIVKNILRQIGFTNIVEADDGTTAWETLNKDKIDFIISDWNMPNMTGIELLRKVRGSEEFGDLPFLMVTAEAQQENIIEAVQAKVSNYIVKPFTAETMKQKIDKIFP; encoded by the coding sequence ATGGCCTTCGACCCGAACATGCGCGTTCTTGTAGTGGACGACTTTTCCACCATGCGCAGAATCGTTAAGAACATCCTGCGCCAGATCGGCTTCACCAACATCGTGGAAGCGGATGACGGCACCACCGCATGGGAAACTCTGAACAAAGACAAGATAGACTTCATCATCTCCGACTGGAACATGCCCAACATGACCGGCATTGAACTGCTGCGCAAGGTCCGCGGCAGCGAAGAGTTCGGCGACCTGCCCTTCCTTATGGTCACTGCCGAAGCCCAGCAGGAAAACATCATAGAAGCAGTGCAGGCAAAGGTCTCCAACTACATCGTCAAGCCGTTCACCGCAGAGACGATGAAGCAGAAGATCGACAAGATTTTCCCGTAG
- a CDS encoding flagellar basal body-associated FliL family protein, translated as MADDDLSLDGDLSDKAQLDTEELGGLAGAAGGAPAGKSEDKVELDLEDAPFLEDDEEEEEQPAAAQPSGPVLLETPGEKKPNPLKTLLDNKKILYPSLAVIALLIILLAWLVLKPAPRPEPPPQPEQVTVQQPEQPEPEPAKQDSFVVTWDPFWVEQKDKDGKIRFLVCKFAAATDNEKLSWEAGTKKVVLRDALFYYLRNKDLLFLTDEKNVEVLKTDLLAVINQYMSNGQFEDLLIEHYLVK; from the coding sequence ATGGCAGACGATGACCTCTCACTGGACGGAGATCTCTCCGACAAGGCGCAGCTAGACACCGAAGAGCTGGGTGGTCTTGCTGGTGCCGCAGGGGGAGCCCCGGCGGGTAAGTCTGAAGACAAGGTCGAACTGGACCTTGAAGACGCCCCCTTTCTCGAAGATGATGAAGAGGAAGAGGAGCAGCCTGCCGCAGCACAGCCTTCCGGCCCGGTGCTGCTGGAAACACCCGGTGAGAAGAAGCCCAACCCGCTGAAGACGCTTCTCGACAACAAGAAAATTCTCTACCCCTCTCTGGCGGTCATCGCCCTGCTGATCATCCTCCTCGCGTGGCTCGTGCTCAAGCCCGCCCCCCGCCCGGAGCCGCCGCCCCAGCCGGAACAGGTCACCGTGCAACAGCCGGAACAACCGGAACCGGAGCCTGCAAAGCAAGATTCCTTTGTCGTCACGTGGGACCCTTTCTGGGTGGAACAGAAGGACAAAGACGGCAAAATCCGCTTTCTGGTATGCAAATTCGCCGCCGCCACGGATAATGAAAAACTTTCATGGGAGGCGGGAACAAAAAAGGTGGTGCTGCGCGACGCCCTGTTCTATTATCTGCGCAATAAAGATCTCCTGTTCCTGACCGATGAAAAGAATGTAGAGGTACTCAAGACCGACCTTCTGGCGGTCATCAACCAATACATGAGCAACGGACAGTTCGAGGATCTGCTCATAGAACATTATCTGGTGAAATAA